DNA from Hippoglossus hippoglossus isolate fHipHip1 chromosome 13, fHipHip1.pri, whole genome shotgun sequence:
TCGGTTCGTTACAGAGACTGCAGTTCCCCAGTTGTACGCAGACGTGAAGCAACAAGTCACTGAAGCGATCTTTTCTGCAAACAGAGTTGCCATTACATGTGATGCCTGGACGTCGAGAGCAACCCAGTCATATGTAACTCTCACATGCCACCATATTTCTCCAGACTGGGAAATGGTCTCACACGTCCTGCAGACCAGAGCTATGTTTGAAAGCCACACCGGGTCAAATATTGCAGATTTGCTAGGGGACGTGGTTAATGAATGGGGGCTTGTTGACAAGGATCCTGTGTTGGTGACAGATAATGCCTCTAATATGACAATCGCCCACAATTGGCGAAGTTAGTGCACGTGAAATGCTTTGCGGACAGTCTGAATTTGGCCGCTCAACGGGCACTCAAGACGCCCACTGTTTCCCGTCTACTGGGAAGAATTCGCAGCATCGTGGCTTTTTTTAGGAAAAGCACAATTGCAAGCCATGtcctgaatgaaaagcagaagctACTTAATCTCCCCGAACACAAGCTCATGACAGATGTAGCTACGAGATGGAACAGCGCCTGTGATATGTTGGAGCGCTTCTTAGAGCAGCAGCCCGCAATTTGCGCAGCATTACTCTCCACTGAGGTGCGGAAGAATGCCAAGGAGTTGTGGACCTTAACTGAAGCGGACCTGGCCTGTGCTGAAGATGTGGCTAAAGCCCTGAAGCCGCTAAAAGTTGCAACACTCGTTATGTCAGAAGAAAAGACCCCTACGCTGTCTGTTATAGCACCGCTGCATGCCCAGCTGTGCAACGGCGCTCATGTCCAAGCAACAGACTCGGCCGTTacgagggacattaaaaacaccgTATCCGGGGATCTTGGGAAGAGATACGTGAGCGACAGATCCTTTCTGTGCATCGCCTCAGCACTAGATCCACGCTTTAAAGCGTTGCCCTTCTTGGAAGAAGACCAAAGACAGGACACATATACCACcgtggcagcagaggcagcgcGGATTTCTCAGGTGGGGGTTAATTAACCTTagtttacaaagtgtttttttgcccGAAAAACAAAACGACCTTTTCACTTGACTTTGGTACAGCAGGTTGTGCAGTATAATGTAATGATATAACTATACAACTGTGACTcatcttttgtatttatgaatgctATGTGGTCTTGGTTATaagctttatatacagtctatgttatgagtacatttttatgttctGATTTCAGAAGAACCAGAACTATGTACCAGAacaagaaaaggcaaaaacttGTTCTTCCCCACCCTGCAAGAGAAGAAAGGACTCTACCTGTGCTCTAGCAGATTTATTTGGAGAGACATTTTCTCTTCCCAAAAGACTCACCTATGTCACTACATGATCAGGCACTTGATGAAATCAAGAAATACAAAGAGGCAGAGCCATTGGCTCTTACTGGGGATCCACTCAGTTGGTGGAGGGAGCACCAGGTTGCTTTCCCCTTACTATCTAACTTAGCTAGGAATACCCTCTGCATCCCAGGTACAAGTGTTGCCGCAGAGAGGGTGTTCTCCACCGCTGGAGACATAGTTACAGCTCAGAGGAGTGCTCTGAAACCTGAGCATGTGGATCAACTGGTGTTTCTgcacaaaaatctgaaaacatgttaaGCCTTAGCTGCCAGTACAAGGCCAATTTTAAGTTtgttaaaaaagattttatttatttttttattataattttgtctttataaaagaactgatttgctgtggacattcttaTAGCAAATGGAAGTGCACTTAAAGTCAAGTGAAACCAGAGTATTATggctattttaagtttaaaagttaaggaatattttatttgcatttattaataaCTCTGAGTTGAAGGAGAATTATTTTATGTAACATTGGAGATCTTTGTTGGCcagaattttaagtgttttaagtTGTGCAATCCTTAAGGCTTTGCCTTTGTTGTTatatggaataataaaaaacaactgttgTAGTAAATTCTGTGCAGGACATGGTCATTATTCAAAAGCAATGTGTATTGTGATACGTGTCGTATCGTGGCCTCCGTATCGTGATACGTATCGTATCGTGAGGTTGTAGGCGATACCCAGCCCTAACTGGAGCTGCAACATATAGTGGACAATTAAAAGTTTGTGGACATGATGATGATCAGAGATTTCACAAGGATATGATCAtgagataagatacgataagatgAGTTAAGACACGACACAAGACAAGTCATGAAAGTTAGGATAAGGTAAGTTAAGAAAAGACAAGTTGAGATACGATAGGATCTTCTGGTGGAACCTCCACAGAAATGGTGAGGGAGACGTCGACACCCTGCACGCCGGCTGCCCCGTGCTCAGTCAAGAACAACTGCTGTATATCACTAAAGAATATATAATCATAAACATTTCCTGAAAGTCTTATTTTTAAACCATCAGGACTGTAAGtaatgttgtgcaatagtaggtagacttgatgttggctaattattaataataaaatatgattattaaaataatacaattatttattaaaataataaatgtattaattaaaaacaataaagttatcaattaagaatgaaataattaatgagaaacaataaaattatcaactaagaataatacaatttgtaataataatttatcaaagacggggcaccaccctggtatcagggaccaacaatcaatctgtaaagatcagtctcataaaatctcaatatttactattaatgattgtaaaatgaacagtgaaggtttaagttcaagcactggctatcatgttccagctgtagtcacatacatatgcacaaataatcacaaaataccggtactttaaatacaatagaatttattaaagataataacctcaatgttaattaatgactattatcctaacaagaatccactatatcaaagataacaacactagcacttaacacgatttataacacacatgtaatacctgtgtgtaggtctgtgtgtgtgtgtgtgtgtgtgtgtgtgtgtgtgtgtgtgtgtgtgtgtgtgtgtgtgtgtgtgagagagagagaagggggagtcAAGATGGCGTACGAAGTCACGGGGGATGACGTCGTATTACTGAATttaagatggcggtctaaccgcgtgGTGTCGTGTtttgaattcaagatggcggtctaaccgcgttgtttgaccaacaggaaatggagaacaaagggatgcttttgtctatctcgtggttcaaagcgccgaatggcgtcgagatgcgatcgcactctCTAAGTCCCCGGACAGGTATAACACgtgaattatgtggatgcaggtcggaacgtgtgtgcaggcgggtttaggagaaaagagagagagagaaaaggaaacatgcaaagagtgatcagaggagatctcaaacaccgccagagacaacTTTGCGGGGACtttaccactcggtacccaagcggatGAACTAAGATCCCtccagctgtgtaccgatcttttaatgggttaaaatcTCCGCAAAATTGGTCTAGCGGTAAACAGTGCCGCGATGTGGCCGTAAACGCAGATTCGTCACGACGCgatgacacaaaacaaagggactCGGCGGTCCTACAgaaatatacactcaaataataacacgctaatgtttaaactagtctctgcccagacataagcctcttacttgtgTTCGTGGCCTCTAGAGTAGCTGATTCGCGCGGTGGCAGCAGGAAACGAGCGGGCCGGATAGGAGAGAATTCGTCTCAGTCTCTTTGGCGAATGTGTCCTGCCCTTCGTGGCGAATGTTCTTGCTCTTCTGGCGAATTTACGTGCCCTtctgcaggtatgaacagctgaggagcagctgtagtTGTGGATCCGGAAAAAGTCTGGGGAACTCGGCAGGCGAGTGAAAGACTTTGCCGCagttgtttcaaaataaagctcaggtaaaaaagggaagttcacaaaaataaaagggaatgaacttaaaggggacatatcatgaaaattccactttgttagtgcttctacacgttaatttgggtatctggcatgtctaccaacccaaaaactctgggaaaaaaacacttgcgcgttttgttatggttcctctaagtcagaaacgtcatgcttgagtgactcgaataaccttcctgtgtattgtgtcgtcacaatacactggaagtctccctacatggccttggcccaccccccacctcatcccccctccccccacactcgttacaccgggtttacaccggacgcgcagcgcagcgccgttctcaagcgtgcagccgcctggctgttcacacgggacacgcatttctccgcgctggtcagcccgcgattcactcacatgtggcatttgtctggatcgttgggactgggaggctgcagcagttgctcgggcgcgaccgctcgccctcccatgcgtgagctggaatttgtgtcaacgccacacagccagcagtgtggaagacttccgcagtgttcagcactactgtaacactggcacaaacacacagagcccccccactcgttacgccgggtttacactggacgcagcgaggctgcgaggcagcgcagcgccgttctcaagcccgcagccgcctggctgttcacacgggacgtgcatttctctgcgctggtcagccccatagactgtatatataaggtcagcccgcgattctgctttctccgcttgttgttgtacccgttgaatgtcggggttcgggggtaaatgatggtcttcatagcccccccacccctctctttctctctctgtctgtctgcttgtgtgcttgtagtggatggacagagggggacatttaattatgtgattgggaaaattaaaactccaggacaacagaaggggaatacaaagtatgggatgcatatttgataatttatatcatataaaatatgtaatttatatcgtttaaaatcatgaggggagaggggggagtggggagctggctcattagcatttaaaggaacaggcactcaaaacaggtcactctgtggagggctgttttagacagggtaaaaagggtgctgttttatatgatccttgtggtattttgaccaaagtatgttacagacatttcattaagaccccaaggaaccaaatcaacttgtggtaaaatgggcatacaatgtcccctttaaggtaaaaataaaaatacaaacgtttggattggttgctccctttaagtgtctggatcatctggaggaaccgggagaggttctggtcctatcttcagcgcacgggaaaaagcaatgaattgagggggttctctgtatttattacctgagaaatgtccggcctccctccagggggggccgtggggtctgttggctctcagccaatggaaggccTGAGTTTAAACTCGGGCGGCGGTCCAAAAAACATGGATGCCCCAAAAGCATTCTGGGTATTTTTCGGCCTCGCAGCAGGAAACAACTCGAGGCAGGCTGTTAAAGGCCCATGTAGGCCTCATCCTTCCTTTGTCTGGCCCCGATCCCCAACAGTAACATAATGAGACCACATTTTCTTGgggttttctttgttgcatCCTTTATTAATCCCATCCTCTAATAgctttttagtttatttcactgaaaatagttttattgtaCTCCACACTTAAATAGgccatttaatatttcactaaAGCTCTTGATGTCAACAGATTAGTCAGAGCATTGATTCTGTCTAATTGCCTGCAAATAACTTATCTGCTGAGTTGACATCCTCTGGGGTTCAGAGGCAGAAAGTTTGTGAAAACTTCAGGTTGCGCAATTAGACTCAGGAGCTTTACGTTAATAATCAGCCAGTCTGTTAATTACTAAACAGGGGATATGAGACTTGTCCTCTAATTGTGCTCTGGAGATGTCgcgcactgcagcagctcactcCAATGGAGAGCGTGTCGGAAAACACTCTTCATGTGATTCATCATCTTTTTGAATAACTACACTGTTAATATACCTGTAGGTTAATTGTGCTGTGATGACTGACATGAGTGATGTGGTTCAAGAGCctgacactgaaacactgttaaaaaagtGGCACCAGGTTTGTGTCAGATCAGTATCATATATATTAGtccaaaaagttaaataaaccTCAAATCCCAAATTTGAGTTTTTACTCTGCAATTTGCAGATTTTTAGCATTTTCCTAAATTTCCAATCTAGTGGTATTTACTTGTAGTAATAGTACAATAAGTATAATTCCAGGATAGTAAGAAACCCATTTAACAAGTACAAATATACAGTGCAGAAATGCAAAGTATTGATCTTTACAACGACTGTCAATAATATTTACCCTCCCTCATGTATGCACAACCACAGTCAAACATCCTCGAACCCTGAGATAAACCATCTTTCTGCCGTGCACCAcacatgtgtcttttcaccaTTATATATATGTCTTATCACATGGCCTGGCCTCTGTGCACTGAACACGAAATCCAGTAAGAACTCAGTTTTAAATTAATCAGGTAACGGCTGCATGCAAACAGGAACATTGGAGGAGTAAGTTAACAGTCATGGAAATATTGACCTAGTAATATTGGACTGGGAATATTTCTAGTATTagaaatgttgcatttttaGGAATATGGGATAAGTGTGAGTATAATTTTACAGGTAAAATTCTGCAGTGATAGTAACAACACTTAATGCTTTCACAGGCGTCAGTGAGACCCAGCAACTCTGGATCCTGCAGTAATGGactcactgagagagagactcagCTTCACTGACTGTAGTGACATCTACAGCTCACAAAGCGTCGCCTGCATTGACGTCAGCACTGTGAGCTGAAGTAAGAAGCACTGCTGCCAAAAACACTTTGCTCAACAGTTCACAAACTGCACTGAACGAGTCTGGTCCAGCTCACGTGGAAGTGTCCTCTCAGCAGAATCCTCTCAGTGCCAGCGATCGATACGAGAGCCGCCCCCGTGACAGCTGGAAACGGCTCAGTTGAGTGACAGCACCACATCAGCAGGAAATAAATAGTTAgatagattaattaaaaatactttaacttAAACAAAATTTGTCCACGTTTTTCAATTCTGTGCTGAAgctatctgtttattttcataagaAAATATGTCCTGTTGCACAATGTGTTCATGCACCTGTCGTACATGTGAGGTCGACGATGTTCATGATTTTCACCCCACAGGGCAAACAGGATGGAGGAATAATGCAGCTGGTCAAACAGGTTCTCTTAATATCCTGGTTTAATTCTGATCCTCTACATACTGGTTTACATACAACTTTGCTGCAGCTGGACAACAGAaccacactgctgcagtgacagatggCACTCGGtcatattaaaggttcagtgtgtaagatttatgtgaaagggatctattggcagaaagtgaatataaaataatcctagtgatgttttcactagtgtttcatctaaattgtatgaattgttgttttctttatcctagaaagagccgtttatatttaaatactttatatttacatcaggagcaggtcctttctaaggaggccgccatgttttttacagtagcccagactggacaaactaaacaccttttgagtttttatgacaactgaaggctgccacagcttctctttcatgtttggaaggggtgaggtgaggggttcagctgcaaaatgcaacttcaccactagaggtcactaaattctacacactgaacctttaagttaacATAAACAGGAATATTCCAAAATCAACCCAATTAAGACAtaagtctgaataagacactgccatgtcaACAGCATGCTCTGATGATCCtcacctgaataaggtcataaccagaataagcaataatcaaattaagacatgtggagtagtCACATGACGGATATGTATACGTCTTAATCGCATTAGAACGTCTTAttagagttttcacagcatcttgAAACATCATGTACACGACaattaccaactgcttgacgtcataatcagactttgctctgtaacatgcaaacaggaatatgaatggaatattctattagcaactcatgtgaACATCATACTTAGAATAATGTAAATCAACAGGTTATTGTAGACAGTGTGGATCATCAATTATTTGAGTGgcaaacaatgtaaatgatgtTGGAAATTGATTTACTGTAAAAGTAATTACACTCTGCCAAGACTGTGGTTTGGAGACATAACTGATGTATTTCGagatttttaaacaataaataatacttttaaaagaatCCCGGTTTTATGACTTTGCTCTGAAGGGGTTCTGAGGGTCCTGACCAAGTTCAGTGCAACATCACTTGTGACGTGTTTGTTATGATTTTAAGTTGCTATGATTTAAGAAAAGTTTCATGTCACAACACTCTCCATGTTCAGAGCTTCTTTCCACAGATCTCATCTCAGCCCGTGAGTCCAACTCCCCACTGAAATCTGTTGATGATGAGAAACATAATGCTTAATGATGAAAGCATGAAATGACTTTATCTCTGGAGGAATCGGGCCTATATCAGACACAACATATAGGAACGAGGCCAGAGATTAGAGGGAGAACGTCTCAGGAACGTTCATCGAAGACACATCTTATGATGAGAAGAATAGAAATCTGAACTCTTCTGACGGACGAAGACATTCGTAGGTGAATGAAGTGCTTTGTTATTATGAAAATTGGATGTTTATTGAGACAAAGTTCAAACTGCTTTCAAGTCAAAGGAGTATTTACAATGTTGGAGGTTTTCTGTAAGTTATCAAGTAGATTATGTTGTTGCttttatgtgtgtattcattttatttctcagaatGTACATGGAGCTTTAAGTGCTTTAACATGTGTGCTCCCCGGCCTCCACAGCTGCAAAATGCCGAATCTGACTGAACTTCAAACCAACGCAACCTCCCACAAGAGCCTGTCTGTGATCATCAAGGTGTGTGTGGTCATCCCGTTCTTCTGCGTCTTCCTGTGCTGCATCGCTGTCATGCTGCACATCTTTGCGTCCCACAGGCAGTTCCTGGACACGTCCCGCTACATCCTGTTCGTCTCCATGCTGGTCAACGACACCCTCCAGCTCatgacctctgtgctgctcttcctctttgtcATGGGTCGGGTGAAATTTGCTCTGGTATACTGTGTTCCCCTGCTCTTCATATCCACTGCCACTTTCCATAACACCCCCTTTATCTTGGCCACCATGTCACTGGAGCGTTACATTGCCATCGTCTACCCCCTGCGATGCCCGGCCTCCTGGCGCTCAGACCGTATCTGGATCATTATTCTGTCTCTATGGTTCATCAGCTGCATCTTCCCTGTCATTGACTTCTCCATCGGGAAACGTGATCCTTCTGTGGATGTCCTCTCCACCCCTGTGCATTGCAAACCTAATCTTATCAACCCCTCTCCTATCCACACGTTGttcaaagctgctgtcagtttgCTCTTCTTTGCAGTGGTCGCAGTCATTATCCTCTTTACATATGTGAGAATCCTGCTGGAGACCAGGAAGCTGAGACAGGACCGAGTGTCCGTGAGCAAAGCCGTGCACACGGTGTTGCTGCACggcttccagctgctgctgagcgtGCTGGCCTTCAGCCATCCCGTCACTGAGTCTCTCATAGTGCTGCACGCCAACTGGCAACCAGAGGACATCTCCTTTTTTAATTACTTCAGTTTCATCCTGATCCCACGTTTTCTGAGTCCGCTCATCTACGGCTTCAGAGACCAGAGTCTCAGGGGCTACATCGGGAAAacgtt
Protein-coding regions in this window:
- the LOC117773089 gene encoding odorant receptor 131-2-like; amino-acid sequence: MPNLTELQTNATSHKSLSVIIKVCVVIPFFCVFLCCIAVMLHIFASHRQFLDTSRYILFVSMLVNDTLQLMTSVLLFLFVMGRVKFALVYCVPLLFISTATFHNTPFILATMSLERYIAIVYPLRCPASWRSDRIWIIILSLWFISCIFPVIDFSIGKRDPSVDVLSTPVHCKPNLINPSPIHTLFKAAVSLLFFAVVAVIILFTYVRILLETRKLRQDRVSVSKAVHTVLLHGFQLLLSVLAFSHPVTESLIVLHANWQPEDISFFNYFSFILIPRFLSPLIYGFRDQSLRGYIGKTFLCCSKKVKPWLWVKADLKREEDLEAGEMYTSLLNVRQAISVERKLIDDLRTYIDHEFERLQDIRRYEQLRSSCSCGSGKSLGNSAGE